The Candidatus Caldatribacterium sp. genome includes a window with the following:
- the hisD gene encoding histidinol dehydrogenase translates to MKIVLKPLREPQEVKEDLRIGRHVLYEALQRVEKDVRKIIEDVKEKKDKALREYTKRFDGCEITEFRVTQRDLEEAWKGVSEDFKKAVTVAARNIRAFHEPQKPLPFFIERSPSLLGEVVRPIRRVGCYIPGGRFAYPSSCLMTVILAQIAGVEEIVLFTPPAENGNVPKETLATAFFLGVQEVYRVGGVQAIAAACFGTETIPPVEKIVGPGNIYVTAAKRILQGIVGVDMLAGPSEVVIIADRHAPPEWVALDLLAQAEHDSLALSVLASPSEALLLEVKKHLEREMANAPFPLEGIAPIFLYQVESLETAIDLVNFLAPEHVEVMVENPLALLPRLRRGGAFFLGSHAPVALGDYGYGPNHVLPTGGSAAFSSPLSVRDFCTTSSFIFPLPSDPSLEYETYATLAHYEGLFFHRRSLLARVGKKFLTDVEREWGRM, encoded by the coding sequence ATGAAGATCGTCCTGAAGCCACTCAGAGAACCTCAGGAAGTTAAGGAGGACCTCAGGATAGGTCGCCATGTCCTTTATGAAGCTCTGCAAAGGGTCGAGAAGGACGTCCGAAAAATCATTGAAGACGTCAAAGAGAAAAAAGACAAGGCCTTGCGGGAGTACACGAAAAGGTTTGATGGATGCGAGATCACCGAATTTCGAGTTACCCAAAGGGATCTCGAGGAAGCCTGGAAGGGCGTCTCAGAAGACTTCAAAAAAGCCGTAACGGTTGCCGCTCGGAACATACGAGCTTTCCACGAGCCCCAAAAACCTTTGCCTTTCTTTATTGAGCGTTCCCCATCTCTCCTTGGAGAGGTTGTCCGCCCTATTCGGAGGGTGGGTTGCTACATTCCCGGAGGAAGATTCGCCTACCCCTCCTCGTGCCTCATGACGGTCATCCTGGCTCAAATCGCAGGAGTGGAGGAAATCGTGCTCTTTACCCCTCCTGCAGAGAACGGAAACGTTCCTAAGGAAACCTTGGCTACCGCTTTCTTCTTAGGGGTCCAGGAAGTGTACCGGGTAGGGGGAGTTCAAGCTATTGCAGCGGCGTGCTTTGGAACTGAAACCATCCCTCCCGTGGAAAAAATCGTAGGCCCAGGAAACATTTACGTCACCGCGGCAAAAAGAATCCTCCAAGGCATCGTGGGCGTAGACATGTTAGCCGGTCCTTCAGAAGTCGTCATCATTGCCGACCGACATGCTCCCCCGGAGTGGGTTGCCCTTGACCTCCTGGCTCAAGCAGAACACGATTCCCTTGCACTCAGTGTCCTTGCATCTCCCAGCGAAGCCCTTCTTCTTGAGGTCAAAAAGCACCTCGAGAGGGAAATGGCCAACGCCCCTTTCCCCCTTGAGGGAATCGCGCCGATTTTCCTCTACCAGGTCGAAAGCCTCGAGACGGCAATAGACCTTGTGAATTTCCTCGCCCCAGAACACGTAGAGGTCATGGTGGAAAACCCTCTTGCCCTTCTTCCCCGCCTCCGCAGAGGTGGAGCGTTCTTCCTTGGATCTCATGCCCCGGTTGCCTTAGGGGACTACGGGTACGGACCCAACCACGTCCTTCCCACCGGAGGAAGTGCCGCCTTCTCTTCTCCCCTCTCGGTTAGGGATTTCTGCACTACATCTTCCTTTATTTTCCCTCTTCCTTCCGATCCATCCCTTGAGTACGAAACCTATGCAACTCTTGCCCACTACGAAGGACTCTTCTTCCACCGCCGGTCGCTTCTTGCCCGTGTGGGGAAGAAATTCCTCACGGATGTCGAACGAGAATGGGGGAGGATGTAA
- a CDS encoding ATP phosphoribosyltransferase, with amino-acid sequence MKKLTLTIPTGRLKDEVLELLSRLLPAPLALPPRQLVIEDPSLPWRIILSHPKDVATYVEHGAADLGFVGKDILLERGNEVYELLDLHIGKCIMVLAGPESVTKEDLLKREHLRIATKYPHFTRQYIQGQGMHADLVVLYGSIELAPAIGIADGIVDLVSTGKTLRENRLHILEEIVPISTRLVANHVSMKTKTMEIEEFTRTLKEVIPYEDRPEATQRTSGS; translated from the coding sequence GTGAAGAAACTCACTCTCACCATTCCCACTGGAAGATTGAAGGATGAGGTTTTAGAACTCCTTTCTCGTCTCCTTCCTGCACCTCTTGCCCTTCCCCCTCGACAGCTCGTCATCGAGGACCCTTCGCTCCCCTGGCGTATTATCCTCTCACACCCAAAAGACGTGGCTACCTATGTTGAGCATGGTGCTGCAGATCTTGGTTTCGTCGGCAAGGACATACTCCTTGAGCGAGGGAACGAAGTCTACGAGCTTTTGGACCTGCACATCGGAAAATGCATTATGGTTCTTGCCGGACCCGAAAGCGTAACGAAAGAGGATCTCCTGAAAAGAGAACACCTTCGTATCGCCACCAAATACCCCCACTTCACCCGCCAGTACATCCAAGGGCAAGGGATGCACGCTGACCTTGTCGTTCTCTATGGGTCGATTGAACTTGCCCCAGCTATAGGTATTGCCGACGGCATTGTTGACCTCGTATCCACAGGAAAAACCCTGCGAGAGAACCGTCTCCACATTCTTGAAGAGATTGTCCCCATTTCCACTCGCCTTGTTGCGAACCATGTGAGCATGAAAACAAAAACCATGGAAATCGAGGAATTCACAAGAACTCTAAAGGAAGTGATTCCCTATGAAGATCGTCCTGAAGCCACTCAGAGAACCTCAGGAAGTTAA
- the hisZ gene encoding ATP phosphoribosyltransferase regulatory subunit — MELVLGTKDVYPWEAKIRRSIEMRLRELFEKWGYVEVEPPVLEYYATFEKTMNEEMKERTYKFLNRDGKLVCLRPEFTTSCARMLSRSNSAPPFRVYYSGKVFRYPSSPFRTESELTQIGLECVGGTSPSKDAEVIALAILALKETGIRDFEIDLSHAGIFRGILEHFPLPSSRKEEAKIAMKKRDFVALQRLCKDADPDLLRFLLRLPFLRGKRELLESLSSLFPENFGWQRAVQELRGAWEILEDFGLSAYLSINIGLVRDFDYYTGVIFEGFSPQVGYPLLAGGRYDELLQAFGKDFPACGFALFLERILEVLQKESSWQGDWCPPSLLYPSSLRRKVFQFAERMRKKGVPLVMEEIPSGKITLVTTQGSFSFESLEEEALERLLEEEKL, encoded by the coding sequence TTGGAACTGGTTTTGGGAACGAAAGACGTATACCCCTGGGAAGCAAAAATCCGCAGAAGCATAGAAATGCGCCTTCGGGAACTCTTCGAAAAATGGGGCTACGTCGAGGTCGAACCACCAGTGCTTGAGTACTACGCCACTTTTGAGAAAACGATGAATGAAGAAATGAAAGAACGCACCTATAAGTTCCTGAATCGGGACGGAAAACTCGTTTGCCTGAGACCTGAGTTCACCACCTCTTGCGCCCGCATGCTCTCTCGGAGCAATAGCGCTCCTCCCTTTCGGGTATACTACAGCGGCAAGGTCTTTCGCTACCCTTCTTCTCCTTTCCGCACAGAAAGCGAGCTTACCCAGATAGGGCTTGAGTGTGTCGGCGGAACCAGCCCCTCAAAGGATGCCGAGGTTATTGCTCTCGCCATCCTCGCCCTTAAAGAGACGGGGATACGGGATTTTGAAATCGACCTGAGTCATGCGGGGATCTTTCGAGGAATCCTTGAGCATTTTCCTCTCCCTTCTTCCCGAAAGGAAGAAGCCAAAATCGCTATGAAGAAAAGAGACTTTGTCGCCCTGCAGAGGCTCTGCAAAGATGCGGATCCAGACCTTTTAAGGTTTCTTCTCCGCCTTCCCTTCCTCCGTGGGAAAAGGGAGCTCCTTGAAAGCCTTTCTTCCCTTTTTCCTGAAAACTTCGGATGGCAGAGGGCGGTACAAGAGCTTCGTGGCGCCTGGGAGATCCTTGAAGATTTCGGCCTCTCCGCGTATCTTTCCATTAACATTGGACTCGTGCGGGACTTTGACTATTACACCGGCGTTATATTTGAAGGGTTTTCCCCTCAAGTGGGATATCCCCTCCTTGCCGGAGGAAGGTATGATGAGCTTCTCCAGGCCTTTGGGAAAGATTTTCCTGCTTGTGGTTTCGCGCTCTTTCTTGAGCGAATCCTTGAAGTCCTCCAGAAGGAGTCCTCCTGGCAAGGAGATTGGTGTCCCCCTTCTCTCCTTTACCCCTCCTCCCTCCGAAGAAAGGTTTTCCAGTTTGCCGAAAGAATGCGAAAAAAGGGGGTTCCTCTCGTCATGGAGGAAATCCCAAGTGGGAAAATCACCCTCGTGACCACGCAGGGTTCCTTCTCCTTCGAGAGTCTTGAAGAAGAAGCACTTGAACGCCTCCTTGAGGAGGAAAAGCTGTGA
- the purC gene encoding phosphoribosylaminoimidazolesuccinocarboxamide synthase has protein sequence MGSVKDLVVLSSPREEEPGRGKFVFSDRYSVFDWGEMPDTIPYKGMSLCLIGAYFFEKLEKAGIRTHYLGLEEEGEVKRLSELREPANTMHIQLFRVILPSRTETGYDYGLYRYLRGNFLIPFEFIYRNTLPEGSSLRKRVAEGKVTLEALGLTELPPPGTFLPEPILEVSTKLEERDRYVNWSLIEELGILSAEEVKRAQEMLLFVDRFITREMRRIGIENEDGKIELALDGKRNLLLVDVVGTPDECRFTFQGMPMSKEILRSFYRKTKWYEEVQRAKEDHPFDWKAYVASTPPSLPQDLIQLVSWLYQRIAMDLTQREWFPGVPSLEEIVDKFRQLV, from the coding sequence ATGGGAAGCGTAAAAGACCTTGTCGTTCTCTCGTCACCTCGTGAGGAGGAGCCTGGTCGAGGCAAGTTCGTTTTTTCTGACCGGTACTCTGTTTTCGACTGGGGGGAGATGCCTGATACCATCCCGTACAAGGGGATGTCCCTCTGCCTCATTGGTGCCTATTTTTTTGAGAAGCTTGAGAAAGCCGGTATTCGTACCCACTACCTTGGTCTTGAGGAGGAAGGAGAGGTTAAGAGGCTTTCAGAGCTTCGGGAACCGGCAAACACCATGCATATTCAGCTTTTTCGCGTCATTCTTCCCTCCCGTACGGAAACAGGATACGACTATGGACTGTACCGATATCTGCGGGGGAATTTCCTCATCCCCTTTGAGTTCATTTACCGCAACACTCTTCCCGAGGGATCGAGCTTGAGAAAGCGTGTTGCCGAAGGAAAGGTAACCTTAGAAGCCCTTGGGCTTACTGAACTACCTCCTCCGGGGACATTTCTCCCTGAGCCGATTCTTGAGGTTTCTACAAAGCTTGAAGAGCGGGATAGATACGTGAACTGGTCCTTGATTGAGGAGTTGGGCATTCTCAGTGCTGAAGAAGTGAAAAGAGCCCAGGAGATGCTCCTATTTGTGGACCGTTTCATCACCCGGGAAATGCGCCGTATAGGCATAGAGAATGAAGATGGGAAAATCGAACTCGCTCTCGATGGAAAACGCAATCTCCTCCTTGTGGATGTGGTGGGGACTCCTGATGAGTGCCGTTTTACCTTTCAGGGTATGCCCATGAGTAAGGAAATCCTTCGCTCTTTCTACCGTAAGACGAAGTGGTACGAGGAAGTTCAGAGGGCAAAGGAAGACCATCCTTTCGACTGGAAGGCTTACGTTGCGAGTACACCTCCTTCGCTCCCACAAGACCTCATCCAGCTTGTGAGCTGGCTGTACCAGCGCATAGCCATGGATTTGACGCAGCGGGAATGGTTTCCCGGTGTTCCCTCCCTCGAGGAAATTGTTGATAAATTCCGCCAGCTTGTTTAA